The proteins below come from a single Paraburkholderia flagellata genomic window:
- a CDS encoding TetR/AcrR family transcriptional regulator gives MNAAAAVEVRQHILDTAMPILLGKGFSAVGLNEILAAAGVPKGSFYHYFGSKEAFGEALLTSYFAEYAERLDDMLLRAPGTAAEKLMRYWDDWRLIQCADDPVGKCLAVKLGAEVSDLSEAMREALRLGTDATISRITACIEAGRADGSLAGVSDPATMAVTLYELWLGATLLEKIHRDRKPLDAAMATTRILLNLPPGN, from the coding sequence ATGAATGCAGCGGCAGCCGTTGAAGTGCGGCAACACATCCTCGATACCGCCATGCCCATTCTGCTGGGCAAGGGCTTTTCCGCAGTCGGTCTCAATGAGATCCTCGCGGCCGCCGGTGTGCCTAAAGGGTCGTTCTATCACTATTTCGGCTCGAAGGAAGCGTTCGGCGAAGCCCTGCTCACGTCGTATTTCGCCGAATATGCGGAGCGACTCGACGACATGCTTTTGCGCGCGCCGGGCACGGCGGCCGAAAAGTTGATGCGCTACTGGGACGACTGGCGCCTGATCCAGTGCGCTGACGATCCCGTAGGCAAGTGTCTCGCGGTGAAACTGGGCGCGGAGGTGAGCGACCTTTCCGAGGCCATGCGCGAGGCGCTGCGTCTCGGTACCGACGCGACCATTTCGCGCATTACCGCGTGTATCGAGGCAGGGCGCGCGGATGGCTCGCTCGCGGGTGTAAGCGATCCCGCGACCATGGCGGTGACGCTCTACGAACTGTGGCTCGGCGCGACGCTGCTCGAAAAGATCCACCGCGACCGCAAGCCGCTCGATGCGGCCATGGCGACCACGCGAATTCTGCTGAACCTGCCTCCGGGCAATTAA
- a CDS encoding putative quinol monooxygenase, with protein MTVYLIASITPKPEHVAEVEALTRDMVTQTRKEPGNLRYDLLRRADGAPVFYLYEAYVDEAAVQAHRDSAHYAAFRAKIGALVAQPPEVKTLTGVDVAD; from the coding sequence ATGACTGTCTATTTAATCGCGAGCATCACGCCGAAGCCCGAACATGTCGCCGAAGTGGAAGCGCTGACGCGCGACATGGTCACGCAGACGCGCAAGGAGCCGGGCAATCTGCGCTACGACCTGCTGCGTCGCGCGGACGGCGCGCCGGTTTTTTACCTCTACGAAGCCTATGTCGATGAAGCCGCGGTGCAGGCGCATCGCGACAGCGCCCACTATGCTGCGTTCCGCGCGAAGATTGGCGCGTTGGTGGCGCAGCCGCCAGAGGTGAAGACATTGACGGGCGTGGACGTAGCCGACTGA
- the cyoD gene encoding cytochrome o ubiquinol oxidase subunit IV produces the protein MSAHSIHEEESHGSVGSYLAGFVLAVVLTAASFWLVLHGGFPRETALLGLAALAAVQIVVHLVFFLHMNTSSGQRWNVTAFGFTVLTVLIVVVGTLWVMHNVSMNMMSR, from the coding sequence ATGAGTGCTCATTCCATCCATGAAGAAGAAAGCCATGGCAGCGTAGGCAGCTACCTGGCAGGTTTCGTCCTGGCGGTGGTGCTCACGGCCGCTTCGTTCTGGCTCGTGCTGCACGGCGGCTTCCCGCGCGAAACCGCGCTGCTCGGCCTCGCCGCACTGGCTGCGGTGCAGATCGTGGTTCACCTCGTGTTCTTCCTGCACATGAACACGTCGTCGGGCCAGCGCTGGAACGTGACGGCATTTGGCTTCACGGTGTTGACGGTCCTGATCGTGGTCGTCGGTACGCTGTGGGTCATGCACAACGTCAGCATGAACATGATGTCGCGCTAA
- a CDS encoding SGNH/GDSL hydrolase family protein, with the protein MTSRTLLCYGDSNTHGTKPLGVPGVSERFGPADRWPGVLRAALGPGWTIIEEGLPARTTVHDDPIEGRHKNGHAYLRPCLESQLPVDVVALMLGTNDLKTRFSVTPTDIANSVDVLLETLVACRAGPDGSTPHVLLMSPVPIEEIGFLGEIFTGGAAKSRLLAPLYERVAVKYGSAFLDAGEFATVSTTDGIHYEASQHHRLGKAVAEVVRQRFNA; encoded by the coding sequence ATGACGTCACGCACCCTGCTCTGTTACGGCGATTCCAATACGCACGGCACGAAGCCGCTTGGCGTGCCCGGCGTATCCGAGCGATTCGGCCCCGCGGACCGCTGGCCCGGCGTGCTGCGCGCAGCGCTCGGGCCGGGCTGGACGATCATCGAGGAAGGCCTGCCTGCGCGCACCACGGTTCACGACGACCCCATCGAAGGCCGGCACAAGAACGGCCACGCTTATCTGCGCCCATGCCTCGAAAGCCAGTTGCCGGTGGACGTGGTCGCGTTGATGCTTGGCACCAACGACCTCAAGACGCGCTTTTCCGTCACGCCCACCGACATTGCGAACTCGGTGGACGTGCTGCTCGAAACGCTCGTCGCGTGCCGCGCGGGTCCGGACGGCTCGACGCCGCACGTCCTGCTCATGTCGCCGGTGCCGATCGAAGAAATTGGCTTCCTCGGCGAAATCTTCACCGGCGGCGCGGCGAAGTCGCGCCTGCTTGCGCCGCTCTACGAGCGCGTGGCCGTGAAGTACGGCTCGGCGTTTCTCGACGCCGGCGAGTTCGCCACGGTCAGCACGACCGACGGTATCCACTACGAAGCGTCGCAGCACCACCGGCTCGGCAAGGCCGTCGCGGAAGTCGTGCGCCAGCGCTTTAACGCATAA
- the cyoB gene encoding cytochrome o ubiquinol oxidase subunit I — translation MFGKLTLDAIPYHEPIIVGTMIGMALIGALVLGVVTYFGKWKYLWTEWLTSVDHKRLGVMYIILALIMLLRGFADAIMMRTQLALAYNAPGYLPPHHYDQIFTAHGVIMIFFMAMAFMVGLMNIIVPLQIGARDVAFPFLNSLSFWMTAVGAILLMISLVVGEFAMTGWLAYPPLSELAYSPGVGVDYYLWALQISGVGTLLTGVNFFVTIIKMRAPGMTMMKMPVFTWTALCTNVLIMAAFPILTVTLALLGLDRYIGTHFFTNDGGGNAMLYLNLIWAWGHPEVYILILPAFGIFSEVVATYAKKPLFGYKTMVYATCSIMVLSFLVWLHHFFTMGSGANVNAFFGIMTMIIAIPTGVKIFNWLFTIYRGRLEFTSPVLWTIGFMVTFTIGGMTGVMMAIPGADFVLHNSLFLIAHFHNVIIGGVLFGYLAGFNYWFPKAFGFKLNEKLGKRAFWFWLSGFYVAFTPLYVLGFMGATRRLNHYDNPAWHPWMIIAWVGAVLVAIGIAHQLLQLYVSIRDRNLPENRDLTGDPWGGRTLEWAISSPPPSYNFAIIPHVSELDEFAHLKETGRETVDVANTKYTDIHMPSNTSAGVFIGFFSLVLGFAGIWHIWWLMIVGFVGIVGTAIAYSFQKNEGYYIPAAKVRADEEARNRALVKAFADKQRGGKVEEALEAN, via the coding sequence ATGTTCGGAAAACTTACACTGGACGCCATTCCGTATCACGAGCCGATTATCGTCGGCACGATGATCGGCATGGCGCTGATCGGCGCATTGGTTCTCGGCGTCGTCACTTACTTCGGTAAGTGGAAGTATCTGTGGACGGAGTGGCTGACGAGCGTCGACCACAAGCGTCTGGGCGTGATGTACATCATCCTCGCCCTCATCATGCTGCTGCGCGGCTTCGCCGACGCGATCATGATGCGTACCCAGCTCGCGCTCGCGTACAACGCGCCGGGGTACCTGCCGCCGCACCACTACGACCAGATCTTCACGGCGCACGGCGTGATCATGATCTTCTTCATGGCCATGGCCTTCATGGTCGGCCTGATGAACATTATCGTGCCGCTGCAGATCGGCGCACGCGACGTCGCGTTCCCGTTCCTGAACTCGCTGTCGTTCTGGATGACCGCAGTCGGCGCCATCCTGCTGATGATCTCGCTCGTCGTGGGTGAGTTCGCGATGACCGGCTGGCTCGCGTATCCGCCGCTTTCGGAGCTTGCGTACAGTCCAGGGGTAGGCGTCGATTACTACCTGTGGGCGCTGCAGATTTCGGGTGTCGGCACGCTGCTGACCGGCGTGAACTTCTTCGTCACCATCATCAAGATGCGTGCCCCCGGCATGACGATGATGAAGATGCCGGTGTTCACGTGGACGGCGCTGTGCACGAACGTGCTGATCATGGCCGCGTTCCCGATCCTGACCGTGACGCTCGCGCTGCTCGGCCTCGACCGCTACATCGGCACGCACTTCTTCACGAATGACGGCGGCGGCAACGCCATGCTGTACCTGAACCTGATCTGGGCCTGGGGTCACCCCGAGGTGTACATCCTGATCCTGCCGGCGTTCGGTATTTTCTCGGAAGTCGTCGCGACCTACGCGAAGAAGCCGCTGTTCGGCTACAAGACCATGGTCTACGCGACCTGCTCGATCATGGTGCTCTCGTTCCTCGTGTGGCTGCACCACTTCTTCACGATGGGTTCGGGCGCGAACGTCAACGCGTTCTTCGGCATCATGACGATGATCATCGCGATCCCGACGGGCGTGAAGATCTTCAACTGGCTGTTCACGATCTACCGCGGCCGCCTCGAGTTCACCTCGCCGGTGCTCTGGACGATCGGCTTCATGGTCACCTTCACCATCGGCGGCATGACCGGCGTGATGATGGCGATCCCGGGCGCGGACTTCGTGCTGCACAACTCGCTGTTCCTGATTGCTCACTTCCACAACGTGATCATCGGCGGCGTGCTGTTCGGCTACCTCGCGGGCTTCAACTACTGGTTCCCGAAGGCCTTCGGCTTCAAGCTCAACGAAAAGCTCGGCAAGCGCGCGTTCTGGTTCTGGCTCTCGGGCTTCTACGTTGCCTTCACGCCGCTGTACGTGCTCGGCTTCATGGGCGCAACGCGTCGTCTGAACCACTACGACAATCCGGCATGGCATCCGTGGATGATCATCGCCTGGGTTGGCGCCGTGCTCGTGGCAATCGGTATCGCGCATCAGTTGCTGCAACTGTACGTGTCGATCCGCGACCGCAACCTGCCGGAAAACCGCGACCTGACGGGCGATCCGTGGGGTGGCCGTACGCTGGAGTGGGCGATCTCGTCGCCGCCGCCGTCGTATAACTTCGCGATCATTCCGCACGTGAGCGAGCTCGACGAGTTTGCGCACCTGAAGGAAACCGGCCGCGAAACCGTGGACGTCGCGAACACGAAGTACACCGACATCCACATGCCCTCGAACACGAGCGCTGGTGTGTTCATCGGTTTCTTCAGCCTGGTGCTCGGCTTTGCTGGCATCTGGCACATCTGGTGGCTCATGATCGTCGGCTTCGTCGGTATCGTCGGCACCGCGATCGCGTACAGCTTCCAGAAGAACGAAGGCTATTACATCCCGGCCGCCAAGGTCCGGGCAGACGAAGAAGCGCGCAATCGCGCACTGGTCAAGGCGTTCGCTGACAAGCAACGCGGTGGCAAGGTTGAAGAAGCACTGGAGGCCAACTGA
- the cyoC gene encoding cytochrome o ubiquinol oxidase subunit III: MLTKASAAALAEHDHHDHPPSHSVFGFWLYLMTDCILFGSLFAVFAVMQNQFAGGPTGKDLFDIPGVAMETAVLLLSSITYGFAMIAAYKKRTGQVLLWLAITFVLGATFLYFELHEFAHLIEEGAGPSRSAFLSSFFTLVATHGIHVTMGMIWMIVLMVQVAKAPTLGERELRRLTCLSLFWHFLDIVWICVFSFVYLASVI; this comes from the coding sequence ATGTTGACGAAAGCAAGTGCGGCCGCACTCGCGGAGCACGATCACCACGATCACCCGCCGTCACACTCGGTGTTCGGCTTCTGGCTGTACCTGATGACGGACTGTATTCTGTTCGGCTCGCTGTTCGCAGTGTTCGCCGTGATGCAGAACCAGTTCGCAGGCGGCCCGACCGGCAAGGACCTGTTCGACATTCCGGGCGTGGCCATGGAAACGGCAGTGCTGCTGCTGTCGTCCATCACGTACGGTTTCGCGATGATCGCGGCGTACAAGAAGCGCACCGGCCAGGTTCTGCTGTGGCTGGCCATCACGTTCGTGCTGGGCGCGACCTTCCTGTACTTCGAACTGCATGAATTCGCGCACCTGATCGAAGAAGGCGCGGGCCCGAGCCGCAGCGCGTTCCTCTCGTCGTTCTTCACGCTGGTCGCCACGCACGGTATCCACGTGACGATGGGCATGATCTGGATGATCGTCCTGATGGTTCAGGTCGCGAAGGCACCGACGCTGGGCGAGCGCGAACTGCGCCGCCTGACGTGCCTGAGCCTCTTCTGGCACTTTCTGGACATCGTCTGGATCTGCGTGTTCTCCTTTGTTTATCTTGCGAGCGTGATCTAA
- the adhP gene encoding alcohol dehydrogenase AdhP: MSKTMQAAVVRAFGKPLVLEEVAVPTPGPGELLVKIEACGVCHTDLHAAHGDWPVKPQPPFIPGHEGVGYVVGVGAGVTHVKEGDRVGIPWLYSACGHCEHCLGGWETLCEQQQNTGYSVNGGFAQYAKANANYVGLLPKNIDFIEIAPVLCAGVTVYKGLKVTDTRPGNWVVISGVGGLGHMAVQYARAMGLNVAAVDVDDTKLELAKRLGATVTVNAKTTDPAAYLKKEIGGAHGVLVTAVSPIAFSQALGMVRRGGTVSLNGLPPGDFPLPIFDMVLGGVTVRGSIVGTRLDLEESLIFAQEGKVKATVSTDKLENINDVFARMERGAIEGRVVLDMAG; the protein is encoded by the coding sequence ATGAGCAAGACGATGCAAGCCGCGGTAGTCCGCGCATTTGGCAAACCCCTCGTGCTGGAGGAAGTGGCTGTCCCCACCCCGGGACCCGGCGAGCTGCTCGTGAAAATCGAAGCGTGTGGCGTGTGCCATACGGATCTGCACGCCGCGCACGGCGACTGGCCCGTGAAGCCGCAGCCGCCGTTCATTCCCGGTCACGAGGGCGTGGGCTATGTCGTGGGTGTCGGCGCGGGCGTCACGCACGTCAAGGAAGGCGATCGCGTAGGCATTCCCTGGCTCTACTCCGCATGCGGCCATTGCGAACATTGCCTCGGCGGTTGGGAAACGCTTTGCGAGCAGCAGCAAAACACCGGCTATTCGGTCAATGGCGGCTTCGCTCAATACGCGAAAGCCAACGCGAATTACGTGGGCCTGCTGCCGAAAAATATCGATTTCATCGAAATTGCGCCCGTGCTTTGCGCTGGCGTGACGGTCTACAAAGGCCTGAAAGTCACCGACACGCGCCCGGGCAACTGGGTCGTGATTTCCGGCGTGGGCGGCCTCGGCCACATGGCCGTGCAATACGCGCGCGCAATGGGGCTCAATGTCGCCGCCGTCGATGTCGACGATACGAAACTCGAACTTGCGAAACGTCTCGGCGCGACCGTGACGGTCAACGCGAAAACCACCGATCCCGCGGCGTATCTGAAGAAGGAAATTGGCGGCGCGCACGGCGTGCTCGTCACCGCGGTCTCGCCCATTGCGTTTTCGCAGGCGCTCGGCATGGTGCGCCGGGGCGGCACGGTGTCGCTGAACGGCCTGCCGCCCGGCGACTTCCCGCTGCCGATCTTCGACATGGTGTTAGGCGGCGTGACGGTGCGCGGTTCGATCGTCGGCACGCGTCTCGACCTCGAAGAGTCGCTGATTTTCGCGCAGGAAGGCAAGGTCAAGGCGACCGTCTCCACCGACAAGCTGGAGAACATCAACGACGTGTTCGCGCGGATGGAGCGCGGCGCGATCGAAGGCCGCGTCGTGCTTGATATGGCTGGCTAA
- a CDS encoding tetratricopeptide repeat protein — protein sequence MENEPLYERASERHFAGDLPLARQLYTQLLAVDATHAGAMFRLGVIGLQEGAPANAIGWLQRALAVDPGQRRYREALGQAYAMAARHADAAQIYRALLADDASSADLWCGLGSALQAQGALPEAVKAWRAALEREAIRADVWNNLGNCLRLLGDPGEAQAAYRRALALQPDDANALTNLGSLLQAEGRDEEALESLRAALEAAPDTAVTMINLGVLLTLLARLDEALPLLERAVAIEPHIAHAAYNYGVALQSCGRLRDAQAQYRGALALDPTHAEAANNLGNVCRDLGEHRAAQEAYETAIRARPDFVDAFNNAANLMRTLGSFDEARALLRQALELDPSRSATLNNLGNVLKDSGDLDEGIECFRRAVASEPGNLIAHSNLLYALSFQAADPQVILDEARRWSAQHEAPLRAEQSHVSAESAAGRRLRIGYVSGDFREHCQALFMTPLFTHHDRTRFEIHAYSSVVRPDATTAQLTAHVEKWHDVRTLSDAALAERIRADGIDILVDLTMHMSDGRPLLFARKPAPVQVAWLAYPGTTGIGAMDWRLTDPWLDPPAHDGHYSEKSWRLPHTFWCYDALASEPEVNALPASSAGHVTFGSLNNPCKLTDSTLNLWARVFARLPHVRLVLMAAEGEARRHLVQRLARAGIDPARVRFLPFRPRADYLRSYHEIDLGLDTLPYNGHTTSLDALWMGVPVVTRIGPTVAGRAGLSQLANLGLAELAADSDDAFVETAVSLANDLPRLANLRATLRERMAGSPLMDGERFARGVEAAYEGMWRAAAK from the coding sequence ATGGAGAACGAGCCCCTCTACGAGCGCGCCAGCGAGCGCCATTTCGCAGGCGACTTGCCGCTCGCGCGTCAGTTGTACACGCAACTGCTTGCAGTCGATGCAACGCACGCGGGTGCGATGTTTCGCCTCGGCGTGATCGGTTTGCAGGAAGGCGCGCCGGCCAATGCGATCGGCTGGTTGCAGCGCGCGCTCGCCGTCGACCCTGGTCAGCGGCGCTACCGCGAAGCGTTGGGGCAGGCGTATGCCATGGCCGCACGCCATGCCGATGCGGCGCAGATCTACCGCGCTCTGCTAGCGGACGACGCTTCGTCCGCCGATCTCTGGTGCGGGCTCGGCTCGGCGCTGCAGGCGCAGGGTGCACTGCCGGAGGCGGTGAAGGCGTGGCGCGCGGCGTTGGAGCGTGAGGCGATCCGGGCCGACGTCTGGAACAACCTCGGCAATTGCCTGCGTCTGCTGGGAGACCCCGGCGAGGCTCAGGCGGCTTATCGTCGCGCGCTCGCCTTGCAGCCGGACGATGCCAACGCGTTGACGAACCTCGGCTCGCTGCTGCAGGCGGAAGGGCGGGACGAGGAGGCGCTCGAAAGTTTGCGCGCAGCGCTGGAGGCTGCACCGGACACCGCAGTTACGATGATCAACCTCGGCGTCCTGCTGACTCTCCTCGCGCGTCTGGACGAAGCCTTGCCCTTGCTCGAACGCGCGGTGGCCATCGAACCGCATATCGCGCATGCGGCCTACAACTATGGCGTCGCGCTTCAGTCATGTGGCCGTTTGCGCGACGCGCAAGCGCAATATCGCGGCGCGCTCGCGCTGGACCCCACGCACGCGGAAGCGGCCAACAACCTGGGGAATGTCTGCCGCGATCTCGGCGAACACCGGGCCGCCCAGGAGGCGTACGAAACGGCGATCCGCGCGCGGCCGGATTTCGTCGACGCGTTCAACAACGCAGCCAACCTGATGCGCACACTCGGCAGCTTCGACGAGGCGCGAGCGTTATTGCGCCAGGCCCTCGAACTCGATCCATCGCGCTCGGCCACGCTCAACAATCTCGGCAACGTGCTCAAGGACAGCGGGGACCTGGACGAAGGCATCGAATGCTTTCGCCGGGCAGTGGCGAGCGAGCCGGGCAACCTCATCGCGCACAGCAACCTGCTGTACGCGTTGTCGTTTCAGGCCGCAGATCCGCAGGTGATTCTCGACGAGGCGAGACGCTGGTCTGCGCAGCACGAAGCGCCGCTGCGCGCGGAACAGTCGCACGTGTCTGCCGAATCCGCGGCGGGAAGGCGATTGCGCATCGGATACGTATCGGGCGATTTTCGTGAGCATTGCCAGGCATTGTTCATGACACCGCTCTTCACGCACCACGACCGCACGCGCTTCGAAATTCACGCGTATTCGAGCGTGGTGCGGCCCGATGCGACAACCGCACAACTCACTGCGCACGTCGAAAAATGGCACGACGTACGCACGTTGAGCGATGCGGCGCTGGCGGAGCGAATCCGCGCTGACGGCATCGATATCCTCGTCGATCTCACGATGCACATGTCCGATGGGCGGCCTCTGCTGTTCGCGCGCAAACCGGCGCCGGTGCAGGTCGCCTGGCTCGCATATCCCGGCACGACCGGAATCGGCGCGATGGACTGGCGGCTCACCGATCCGTGGCTCGATCCGCCCGCGCACGACGGCCACTACAGCGAAAAGTCGTGGCGCTTGCCGCACACGTTCTGGTGTTATGACGCGCTTGCTTCGGAACCCGAAGTGAATGCGCTGCCAGCATCGAGCGCGGGACATGTCACGTTCGGTAGCCTGAACAACCCTTGCAAGCTCACGGATTCGACGCTGAATCTGTGGGCCCGTGTATTCGCCCGCTTGCCGCACGTGCGCCTCGTGCTCATGGCGGCCGAGGGCGAAGCGAGGCGCCACCTCGTGCAGCGACTCGCACGGGCCGGCATCGACCCAGCGCGAGTGCGCTTCTTGCCGTTCAGGCCGCGCGCGGACTATCTGCGCAGCTATCACGAGATCGATCTCGGGCTCGACACGCTGCCGTACAACGGCCATACCACGTCGCTCGATGCGCTGTGGATGGGCGTGCCCGTCGTCACGCGTATCGGGCCGACGGTGGCGGGGCGCGCGGGCTTGAGCCAGCTTGCAAACCTTGGGCTCGCCGAACTGGCCGCCGATTCCGACGATGCGTTCGTGGAGACGGCGGTGAGTCTCGCGAACGACCTGCCGCGCCTCGCGAATCTGCGCGCGACGCTGCGCGAGCGCATGGCGGGCTCGCCGCTCATGGACGGCGAGCGTTTCGCGCGTGGCGTCGAGGCGGCGTACGAAGGCATGTGGCGCGCCGCAGCGAAATAG
- a CDS encoding type 1 glutamine amidotransferase domain-containing protein: MKVLIVLTSHEDLGNTGKKTGFWLEEFAAPYYALRDAGAGLTLASPKGGQPPLDPKSSDPSAQTDATRRFTSDTEAQTALANTKRLADIDASAFDAVFYPGGHGPLWDLAEDPVSIALIEKTIAAGKPVAAVCHAPGVLRHVKGADGKPLVAGKSVTGFSNDEEAAVQLTDVVPFLVEDMLKANGGQYSKAADWQPHVATDGLLITGQNPASSEPVAEALLAALRRG; this comes from the coding sequence ATGAAGGTACTGATCGTTTTGACCTCGCACGAGGACCTCGGCAATACGGGCAAGAAAACGGGCTTCTGGCTGGAGGAATTCGCCGCGCCGTACTACGCGCTGCGCGACGCCGGCGCCGGGCTAACACTCGCATCACCCAAGGGCGGTCAGCCGCCGCTCGATCCGAAGAGCAGCGACCCGTCCGCGCAAACCGATGCGACGCGGCGTTTCACATCCGACACTGAAGCGCAAACGGCGCTTGCCAATACGAAACGTCTCGCCGATATCGACGCGAGCGCCTTCGACGCTGTGTTCTACCCGGGCGGCCACGGCCCGCTTTGGGATCTGGCCGAAGATCCTGTTTCGATCGCGCTGATCGAAAAGACCATTGCCGCGGGCAAACCAGTCGCTGCCGTCTGCCATGCGCCGGGCGTGCTGCGTCACGTGAAGGGTGCGGATGGCAAGCCGCTCGTGGCCGGCAAGTCGGTCACCGGTTTTTCGAATGACGAAGAAGCGGCTGTGCAACTGACCGATGTCGTGCCGTTCCTCGTCGAGGACATGCTGAAGGCCAACGGCGGCCAGTATTCGAAGGCCGCCGACTGGCAGCCGCACGTCGCAACTGACGGCCTGCTCATCACGGGCCAGAACCCGGCTTCATCCGAACCGGTTGCCGAAGCTTTGCTCGCGGCGCTTCGCCGCGGTTGA
- a CDS encoding NADH:flavin oxidoreductase/NADH oxidase, with protein MSALFEPFKLKGVSLRNRIAVPPMCQYMAVDGVINDWHHVHYAQIARGGAGLVIVEATAVSPEGRITPACTGLWNDTQMEAFKPTVAAIKAAGAVPGIQIAHAGRKASANRPWEGDDHIAEGDARGWQTIAPSATAFGAHLPKVPKAMTIDDIARVREDFVAAAKRALEAGFEWLELHFAHGYLGQSFFSTHSNHRDDAYGGSLENRSRFLMETLAAVRKVWPEHLPLTARFGVIEYDGRDEETLAESIELAKGFKREGLDMLGVSVGFSTPAAQIPWAPAFLAPIAQKVRRATGLPVSSAWGIGTPELAERSVAKEQLDVVMVGRAHLANPHWPYYAAQELGVERAAWTLPAPYAHWLERYKVG; from the coding sequence ATGTCCGCATTGTTCGAACCGTTCAAGCTCAAGGGCGTATCCCTGCGCAACCGTATCGCCGTGCCGCCGATGTGCCAGTACATGGCTGTTGATGGCGTGATTAACGACTGGCACCACGTCCACTACGCGCAGATCGCGCGCGGCGGCGCGGGCCTCGTGATCGTCGAGGCGACGGCGGTTTCACCCGAAGGCCGCATCACGCCGGCTTGCACCGGCCTGTGGAACGACACGCAAATGGAGGCGTTCAAGCCGACCGTCGCCGCGATCAAGGCGGCGGGCGCCGTGCCCGGCATCCAGATTGCGCACGCGGGCCGCAAGGCAAGCGCGAACCGCCCGTGGGAAGGCGACGACCACATTGCCGAAGGCGACGCGCGCGGCTGGCAGACCATCGCGCCTTCCGCGACTGCGTTCGGCGCGCATCTGCCGAAGGTGCCGAAGGCGATGACGATTGACGACATCGCGCGCGTGCGCGAGGACTTCGTGGCCGCGGCGAAACGCGCGCTCGAAGCCGGCTTCGAATGGCTCGAACTGCACTTTGCGCACGGCTATCTCGGCCAGAGCTTTTTCTCGACGCACTCGAACCACCGTGACGACGCGTATGGCGGTAGCCTCGAAAACCGCAGCCGTTTCCTGATGGAAACGCTGGCCGCGGTGCGCAAGGTCTGGCCGGAGCACCTGCCGCTGACGGCGCGCTTCGGCGTGATCGAATACGATGGCCGCGACGAGGAAACGCTCGCCGAATCGATCGAACTGGCGAAGGGTTTCAAGCGCGAAGGCCTCGACATGCTGGGCGTGAGCGTCGGCTTCTCGACGCCCGCTGCGCAGATTCCGTGGGCGCCCGCGTTCCTCGCGCCGATCGCGCAGAAGGTGCGTCGCGCAACCGGTCTGCCGGTGTCATCGGCGTGGGGTATCGGCACGCCGGAACTGGCCGAGCGCTCGGTGGCGAAGGAGCAGCTCGACGTCGTGATGGTCGGGCGCGCGCATCTGGCCAACCCGCACTGGCCGTACTACGCGGCCCAGGAACTGGGTGTCGAGCGCGCCGCCTGGACGTTGCCCGCGCCGTACGCACACTGGCTCGAGCGCTACAAGGTCGGCTGA